From Ndongobacter massiliensis:
ACAGATTCTTCCGATTTCGCTCCACCGTCTGCAGACGCTTGCGCTTCTTGCACCGGAGCGGATTCTTTCGATTCTTTTTCTGCACTTTCTTTCGCTTCGACATTCGCTTTTTGGCGCGCCTCCAATTCCTCCAACGTAATGCCCATGCGCTTAGCAATCAGGGCATTATTCACAGCATGGAAGCGCTTCAATTCTTTTTCTACATCCAGGCGCGGGAATAACGCTTCTCCCTTGAAAATTTCTGTGCCCGCCGGGTAGGTGTTAACCTCGGATGCCTGCTCCCAGGCCTGTTTTTCAATACCCAACTGCGCAAACATCTTGACGGATGTCTCCGGCAGGAAGGGATCCAAGAGCGTGGCAATGGTGCGCAGCGCATCCAGCAGTCGGTACAACACGGTATCCAATTCCGCTTTACGCCCCTCTTTTTCCAGTACCCATGGGGTTGTCTCGTCGATGTACTTATTCGTCCGACGAATCAGCGCCCACAAATGTTCAAAGGCCTGCTGAAAATCAAAGTCTTCCAAGGCGTGGTCGATCATCGCCCGCGTCTTCTTCTGCAGGTCGAGCAGGGATTCATCAAATGCGGTTGGCGTTTGTGGTGCCGGCGCTTTGCCGCCATTGTATTTTTCGACCATCGCCACCGAACGCGACAACAGATTCCCCAGATCATTCGCAAGGTCCGAGTTGATGCGCCGCAGGAATTTTTCCGAAGAGAAATTCCCGTCCGAGCCAAAGCTGAATTCCCGCAGAATGAAATACTTCAGCGCATCGCGTCCATACAGCTCTACAATGGGTTCCGGATAAATAATATTGCCTTTTGATTTGCTCATCTTATCTTCATCGAAGAGAATCCAGCCATGCGCAAAGATCTGTTTCGGCAGGGGCAATTCCGCCGCCATAAGCAGCGCCGGCCAAATGATCGCATGGAAGCGGGCAATATCCCGCCCTACAAAGTGCGTCACATGGTTCCAATAGCGGTCAAATTTTTCCGGATCCGTTCCATATCCAATCCCCGTCAGGTAGCAGATCAAAGCATCAACCCAGACGTAAATGACATGCTTGGGATCAAAGGGGACCGGTACTCCCCAATCGATGCGGGTTCGGGAAACCGAGAGATCCTCCAGCCCTTCTTTGAAAAAGGAACCGATCAGTTCCTTTTCGCGCACATCCGGCTTAATAAAATCCGGATGTTCCCTGTAATATTGCAGGAGCGGTTCCTGATATTTAGACAGGCGAAAAAAATAACTCTCTTCTTCGCGGTAATACGTCGGGCGACCGCAATCCGGGCAATTTCCATCCACGAGCTGTGACTCCGTCCAGAATGACTCGCATGGGGTGCAATAATGGCCCTTATAAACCGCTTTATAGATATCGCCCTTATCATACAGTTTTTGAAAAATTTTCTGCACATCTTTCGCGTGTTGGTCGCTTGTCGAACGCACAAAGGTGTCCGGCTCCACGTCCAAAAGCGCCCACAGGTCTTTCATAGATTGCACAATCGGATTGATATAATCGAGCGGCGCCTTGCCATGCTCTTGCGCCACCTTTGCCAATTTTTCTCCGTGCTCATCCGAACCCGTGACATAGTAGGCGTCATATCCGCACGCGCGTTTATAGCGGCGAACGGTGTCACAAATGATGCTTGTATACGTATTGCCCAGGTGTAAATTTGCACTGGGGTAGTAAATCGGAGCGGTGATGTAATACGACTCCTTCTTATGATTGTTGCACATTGCATCCTCCTGTTCTTTCGGCGATTGACCGTGCACCGAATGGTTTCCATCGACATAAAATGAAAGCGACCTCCGCCCGGCGAAAGTCGCGTAAGATTCGTTCATGGTACGATTCCGCTGATGGTACGGTGTCGATGGGCACATTCTATCGACTTTCCCACAGCTTGTCAATGAAGGGAGCATCCCTTGCCGCGTTTTTTACAGGTAGCTATGCTTCTTTCAGATGAACCGAATGGATTGCAAGCTCGAGTCACTGAGATCCATGTTATACGTAGGGGCTCAGACTTCTCCGACATGGATGAAGTAACCCGGAGGCCGAAGAGCCGCAGTGTTGCTGTATGCGAGCTGCGTCAAATTGCGTCAAGTCGAGTGGACGAGTCTTGTTATGCAAAGTGAATATAAACTTGAAATTTTACATAAAAATTTATTTCGATTTATGAAATAGGGCCCGCGTTTCCAATTTTAGAGTTTACGACAGATATTTTTTTCATTTTACGATTTTACACAGTCAACTTTTTCTGTATTCTTTGAAGAACGGCTGACATTTTAGCTTTTTTGCGTATTTAGACCGTCAATTCTATTCATTTCGAAGGCATAACAAGCGATGTTTTTGACTTTTTTCACTTTTAACCAGCATGACGATACTGTGCTTTTTGCAATAATTCGATTTTAACCAGTTGGCAGCGTGCAAACCGCGGGTACCCGTAGGAAAGCGGTCGAGAGCATGCGTTCGCTGCACCGGGCAAGGTCGAGGTCGTCCTCAATTTTTACAGTCGGTGTAAAATCCCTTGTAAAATATATATAAAATTGCAGGAAAACAGCCCACATGCGTTACAATGAACGGGTAGTGGGGGCATCAACTCAATGGTGTCTCCATGAGGTACCCTTTGCGATAGGAATTGTGTTTGGGTAACAAAATTCTACTCAAAAAAGGTCCTTTTTTTGTTTCGCTTTTAGGCGCAGACACCCTTTAATTTACATTCTCCAATGCCTTCCATTTCTGTAAAATCGATGCCAAAACGTATGGGTTTCTGTGCTTAATGCGCAACCAAGAGACAGAAACAGTCTATTCGATAAGCAGCAGGAGCATGGCGTTGCTCGAAAAAAGGGGCTGTGTCAGAACGAGCAAATCGTTCGATACAGCTCCTTTATTTTAAGGCCATTTTGCAACAGCCCCTTCCCTCCGCGGCACAGCCGCCTGCTTTTTTCAATAATGATCAGCCGATACCGCCTAAAATCGCTCCGGCAACAAGAGCCACCACGCAGAGTACGCAGTAGACATACTTCGCCAGTGGATAGAACCAGGTTCCCATAGGCTTCCCGCCTTTTCGCCCGGTGTTGACTTCCTTCATGACATATTCCTTCCCTGCCACCCAGAAGAACATGAGACCGGCAAGGAGCGCCCCAAGCGGGCAGATGTAAATCGAAACTGCATCCATCCACTGCGAGGTAATCGCCTGAATGAGAATTGCGATGATACAACCGGCGGTGAGAATAATCGCCGTTGCGGGCACGCGCTTCACTTTGAAGTTATCCTGCAGCGTCGCGACCGGGGCTTCGTACAGATTGATAATCGAACTGACGCCCGCAAAAAGCACGCAGACAAAGAAGATCACGCCGACGATACGACCGCCCGGCATGCCGTTAATAACATTGACCAGCCACACAAACATCAGTCCCGGGCCGCCTTTCTCCAACGGGGCGCCGCCTGCCGCCATCGCCGGAAGAATGACGAATGCCGCCAACAAAGCCGCTAGGGTATCAAAGAAAGCGACGTTGCGCGCCGCGACGGGAATATCCTCGTGCTTGGGCAGATAGGAGCCGTAGATGACCGATCCGTTGCCGGCGACGGACAGCGAGAAGAATGCCTGCCCGAAGGCGAAAATCCAAACCAGCGGATTGGCGAGTCCCTTCATGTCGATGTTAAAAATGTACTGATACCCGGCAGAGGAACCCGGTAGGGTCGCGATGTAAATGCCGAGCGCTATAAAGAGAAAGAATAGAATCGGCATCATCACTTTATTCGCTTTTTCGATCCCGTTGGCAACGCCCATCGCCATAATGGCAAAGCTGGCAACGATGGCAACGATGATCCAGGGCAGGTTGTCCACGGCGACCACGTCGAAGGTGCCGCCGATCACGTTCATGTTTTGTCCCATCGCAAACAGTTCGCCGGAGAATGACATGAATGTGTACTTAAAGATCCAGCCCATGACAACGGTATAACCGATCGCAAGGCACATACCGCCAACAATGGGAATCCAGCCGATGGCCTCCCCGGTGCGACGATTGCCCGTGCGCACTTGGGTGCAAGTGCCGAATGCCCCAATGGGGCCCGCCTGCGTAGAGCGACCGAGTGCAAATTCCCCGATCACGCCCGACGATCCGACGAGCACCACGCAGATGAAATACGGAATTAAGAAGGTCATGCCGCCCCAAATCGATACCATGATCGGAAAGCGCCAGATATTCCCCATGCCGACGGCGGAACCGATGCAGGCTAAGATGAAGCCCCATTTTCCGGTAAATCCTTCACGCGACGGCGCGTTGGTATTTTGTTCCATAGAAAACCTCCCGGTTTTTATTGTCGAAGATTCAGTCTTCGTTGGCGTACGGTTCAAGGAACGCATGGAAGTGACGCATGGGCAGATTGTGTCCCCAGGTGATGCGCATATTGGGAATGCTCTCGCGATCCTCATACAATGCCTTCACTGCCGCAATGACGTAGTCGAGATGTTCCTGCGTCAACCGGCTGCGGTCGATGGCAAAGCGCACGACATTGACCACTTCCGCCTGCTGTTCGGGCGTCTTGAGGTCGTATTCCATCGAGAAATCGCCCAATTCCGCGACGCGGATGCCATAGCGGCGAATCAATTCCAGGGAGAAACCTTCCCCGGCAAACTTTTCATGCGAGCGCTTGTTATCAAAAAACTCGTCCATGTTGATGTAGACTGCATGGCCGCCGGCGGGCAGCACAACACCTTTGACACCTTCCCGATAAAAGCCCTGTGCGAGATATTCCGCCTGGCTGACGCGTTCATGCATATAGTTGAAGTTGCAGCTCTCATACAAACCAACCGCCAGCGCCATAATGTCGCGCCCACTCATGCCGCCGTACGAATCGTTGCCATAGCAGGAAATCTGCTTGACTTTCAAGAGCACGCCCACATCTGTTTTGACGCTGCCGTCCTCATTGAAGTCCGAGAACTTTTGCCAGAACAGACCTTTATCGCGGAAAGCCAGCATTCCGCCCATATTCGCGTGACCGTCTTTTTTCGCCGACATGCAGAAGCCGTCACAGTACGAGAACATTTCGGTGGCAATTTCCGCAATCGACTTATCCGCATAGCCCTCTTCATTCATCTTGATGAAGTAGCAGTTTTCCGCCCAACGCGCCACATCGAAGATCAATGGAATCTCATATTTATGAGCGACGCGGTTGATTTCACGGATATTTCCCATGGAGACCGGCTGTCCGCAAATCGGGTTGTTCGTAATGCAAGTGAACACCAGCGGTACATTCTCCGGACCCACCGTCTGAATCAATTGTTCCAGTTTCTCGATGTCCATATTGCCCTTGAACGGGTTTTTCTCGTAGCTGCCGCCCTCGGGAATTTCATAAAGGATTTCCTTGTGATACAGGTTGCGCGGAATCGAACCCATCTGTTTAATATTGCCTTCCGTTGTATCAAAGTGCCCGTTGGAAGGAATCGTAAATACTTTGCCCGGTTCGCGTTTGCTCAGGATGTTGCGAACAATCTCCATCAAAACGGATTCCGCCGCGCGCCCCTGTTGAATGATAAAGCTGTTCGGGCGTTCCATCTGTGCGGCGCCGCCGTTGAACAGTCCACCTTCGTACTCACAAAGATAGACTTCCTCCATCATCTTTTCGACATCGCGACAATCCGTGCGGACTAGGTCAACGATCTTTTTCCAGTTTTTCTCGCCGCCGCGTTCAAAAATATCGCGGAACGTGTCCAGCAACACATAGTAACCGGTGTTGCGTCCGTACGCTTCGTCCCCCAGGAAAAGCGCCGCCCACTGCTGATTGGTCATCGCCGTTGTACCTGAATCGGACAACATATCGACTGTCAGCATGCCGGACGGAAAAGCAAACTCATTGTAGTGGGTTGCCTTCAGTGCGCGTTCACGCTGCGCAACGGTGACATCTGGAACGTCACGAACGGCGAACGTGAAATGATGCGGTGCGGGAACATTCAAGGGATACTCTTTACTCATTTTTACCTCCAGTGCGCTTCGCGCATGCCTGTGGAGATACCCCGGTCATCGTACCGGTTCCATATGCCCGGATTACGACTAGCGGCCAGTACCTGGGGGCAGTTTTGACATAAAATGCGAATCCCTATGAACGAATCGATTTCCCGTTCGGGCAAAAAGAAAAACGCCCACGTCGATTCGCAACTCCGTATTTTACAAAAACCACCCGCCTTGAATCCGTTCTCATTGTACTGATTCCCCTCAGCACCGTCAAGCATCCAAATCGACAGCTGCAATCCTTTGCCTAAATCGACATTTGAATCGATTTACAGGCTCGGTTTCTACTGTTGACAAGACAAACGCGAAAGAATTAAGTAGAATAAAGTCATGCTGATTTTAATGGCATACAGCGTAGGCTTAGATGTATGTAGAATGGGAGGAAGAATGCAACGTTCCTACGTAGGTCGTTTTTTTTATCTGCTGATCGGCCAGGTGCTCAGTGCGCTCGGCGTCGTTTTCATGCTGCGCGCCCATATCGGTCTGGAGCCCTGGAGCGTCCTCCATCAGGGATTGGCGAATACATTCCAGACTTCCTATGGGCGCATGGCCATGTTGGTGGGCGTCGCCGTGGTGTTCTTGGCGCTGCTGCTCGGGGAATC
This genomic window contains:
- the metG gene encoding methionine--tRNA ligase — translated: MCNNHKKESYYITAPIYYPSANLHLGNTYTSIICDTVRRYKRACGYDAYYVTGSDEHGEKLAKVAQEHGKAPLDYINPIVQSMKDLWALLDVEPDTFVRSTSDQHAKDVQKIFQKLYDKGDIYKAVYKGHYCTPCESFWTESQLVDGNCPDCGRPTYYREEESYFFRLSKYQEPLLQYYREHPDFIKPDVREKELIGSFFKEGLEDLSVSRTRIDWGVPVPFDPKHVIYVWVDALICYLTGIGYGTDPEKFDRYWNHVTHFVGRDIARFHAIIWPALLMAAELPLPKQIFAHGWILFDEDKMSKSKGNIIYPEPIVELYGRDALKYFILREFSFGSDGNFSSEKFLRRINSDLANDLGNLLSRSVAMVEKYNGGKAPAPQTPTAFDESLLDLQKKTRAMIDHALEDFDFQQAFEHLWALIRRTNKYIDETTPWVLEKEGRKAELDTVLYRLLDALRTIATLLDPFLPETSVKMFAQLGIEKQAWEQASEVNTYPAGTEIFKGEALFPRLDVEKELKRFHAVNNALIAKRMGITLEELEARQKANVEAKESAEKESKESAPVQEAQASADGGAKSEESVTTPISFEDFEKVQMRVGEIIDCKVHPDADRLFIETVDFGDEVRTIVSGLRGYYEPEDLIGKKAVFVVNLAPRKIRGVESNGMILAAESDSGDTLSLLTPLSEIPKGAYLR
- a CDS encoding sodium-dependent transporter produces the protein MEQNTNAPSREGFTGKWGFILACIGSAVGMGNIWRFPIMVSIWGGMTFLIPYFICVVLVGSSGVIGEFALGRSTQAGPIGAFGTCTQVRTGNRRTGEAIGWIPIVGGMCLAIGYTVVMGWIFKYTFMSFSGELFAMGQNMNVIGGTFDVVAVDNLPWIIVAIVASFAIMAMGVANGIEKANKVMMPILFFLFIALGIYIATLPGSSAGYQYIFNIDMKGLANPLVWIFAFGQAFFSLSVAGNGSVIYGSYLPKHEDIPVAARNVAFFDTLAALLAAFVILPAMAAGGAPLEKGGPGLMFVWLVNVINGMPGGRIVGVIFFVCVLFAGVSSIINLYEAPVATLQDNFKVKRVPATAIILTAGCIIAILIQAITSQWMDAVSIYICPLGALLAGLMFFWVAGKEYVMKEVNTGRKGGKPMGTWFYPLAKYVYCVLCVVALVAGAILGGIG
- a CDS encoding tryptophanase, with the protein product MSKEYPLNVPAPHHFTFAVRDVPDVTVAQRERALKATHYNEFAFPSGMLTVDMLSDSGTTAMTNQQWAALFLGDEAYGRNTGYYVLLDTFRDIFERGGEKNWKKIVDLVRTDCRDVEKMMEEVYLCEYEGGLFNGGAAQMERPNSFIIQQGRAAESVLMEIVRNILSKREPGKVFTIPSNGHFDTTEGNIKQMGSIPRNLYHKEILYEIPEGGSYEKNPFKGNMDIEKLEQLIQTVGPENVPLVFTCITNNPICGQPVSMGNIREINRVAHKYEIPLIFDVARWAENCYFIKMNEEGYADKSIAEIATEMFSYCDGFCMSAKKDGHANMGGMLAFRDKGLFWQKFSDFNEDGSVKTDVGVLLKVKQISCYGNDSYGGMSGRDIMALAVGLYESCNFNYMHERVSQAEYLAQGFYREGVKGVVLPAGGHAVYINMDEFFDNKRSHEKFAGEGFSLELIRRYGIRVAELGDFSMEYDLKTPEQQAEVVNVVRFAIDRSRLTQEHLDYVIAAVKALYEDRESIPNMRITWGHNLPMRHFHAFLEPYANED